The Tachypleus tridentatus isolate NWPU-2018 chromosome 5, ASM421037v1, whole genome shotgun sequence genome includes a window with the following:
- the LOC143251157 gene encoding uncharacterized protein LOC143251157, translating into MPGQTLSKVEQKRLQWEKEREEMQLYDPWGKPGAGAPFKRHNSVAVVGPTPSSQLVIVPTSCNQSSHSSACTSGGPSIAGYASPSQTYSRHIPPTLINSLPFAPNSNNMAGEDLEQQQREWVQVLEKQREEQRQRRALEHQQNLMSPSPEGAWFNGFKDTTDAHPSLLSGRSARLASSDVTVQLPVGFPKRKHRTAHCFLQMFLKGAF; encoded by the exons ATGCCTGGACAAACTCTCAGTAAGGTAGAACAGAAAAGACTTCAGTGGGAAAAGGAGAGAG AGGAGATGCAGCTGTATGATCCATGGGGCAAACCTGGTGCTGGAGCTCCATTTAAACGTCATAATTCTGTTGCAGTTGTTGGACCAACACCATCGTCCCAG CTAGTAATAGTCCCTACATCCTGCAATCAGTCTTCACATAGTTCTGCCTGTACATCAGGAGGACCTAGCATAGCTGGCTATGCCTCTCCTTCTCAGACGTATAGCAGGCACATACCACCCACACTGATAAATTCCCTTCCTTTTGCT CCAAACAGTAACAACATGGCAGGAGAAGATTTAGAGCAGCAACAAAGAGAGTGGGTACAAGTTTTAG AAAAACAGAGAGAAGAACAACGACAGCGGCGAGCATTGGAACACCAACAAAATTTAATGAGTCCTTCACCAGAGGGAGCTTGGTTCAATGGATTCAAAGACACAACAGATGCTCATCCATCTCTTCTTTCTGGAAGATCAGCTCGTTTGGCCAGTAGTGACGTAACTGTACAGCTTCCTGTAGGTTTTCCCAAAAGGAAGCACAGGACTGCTCACTGCTTTCTCCAAATGTTCCTGAAGGGAGCATTCTGA
- the LOC143250359 gene encoding uncharacterized protein LOC143250359, translating into MPPISPMLDVMVIACFVSDQLVGNFVRGKGLSQVKDVLLQSDERRKKALEYQRAIEAQMEEKRRKQHEEKKRRVLEEQEEEKRLAQERARLQEQYEEEQKKIKTKEEQEERKRQVLLNAVNQAQAAAEADKKARKAQRLGRQKVVSDSEETNSLNHYQAQNNHSNNPKDGALSDSEVIRNSDSPLNASRSEIEDSTEKTPRYTQQMARVQPVQTVEHQWVSENNLTQDTSGSINREFAVQTTHSTSATVVHSPYIENRILTPSKLRLRAKQVQLLGREFGTQTETDISEKWLTDNADADSTTSSEVHSYRKKFHRVQHSKPTKASRKIFERNFDDPRDRPKWNANQPEKSFVKMTERDPNFHRRKKMQELRKQHWERERAYQEAMAEARRSVISTRKIKKNMHFSQAPLSSEGEGGQESSSDIDNR; encoded by the exons ATGCCTCCCATTTCTCCAATGCTTGATGTCATGGTCATTGCTTGTTTTGTCAGTGATCAACTTGTAGG aaaTTTTGTTCGGGGAAAGGGACTGTCACAGGTTAAAGATGTTCTTCTACAGTCAGATGAAAGAAGAAAGAAAGCCTTGGAGTATCAGCGTGCTATTGAAGCTCAGATGGAGGAAAAGAGAAGGAAACAGCATGAGGAGAAGAAGAGAAGGGTACTAGAGGAACAGGAGGAGGAAAAAAGGCTTGCCCAGGAACGAGCTAGACTACAAGAACAATATGAAGAAGAGCAGAAAAAGATAAAAACGAAAGAG gaacaagaagaaagaaaacgACAAGTCTTATTAAATGCTGTAAATCAGGCTCAAGCAGCAGCTGAAGCTGACAAGAAGGCTCGTAAAGCTCAGCGACTTGGCAGACAAAAGGTAGTGTCTGATAGTGAAGAAACAAATAGCCTCAATCATTATCAGGCACAGAATAACCATTCAAACAACCCAAAAGATGGAGCACTATCCGATTCTGAAGTGATTAGAAATTCAGACAGTCCCTTAAATGCATCAAGAAGTGAAATTGAAGACTCAACTGAGAAAA CTCCAAGATACACCCAACAAATGGCTAGAGTACAGCCAGTCCAAACAGTTGAACATCAGTGGGTATCTGAGAACAACCTCACACAAGATACCTCTGGTTCTATCAATCGTGAATTTGCCGTACAAACAACCCATTCCACATCAGCAACTGTGGTCCATTCTCCTTATATTGAGAATCGAATTCTGACTCCTTCAAAACTTAGATTGAGAGCTAAGCAGGTACAACTTTTAGGACGTGAATTTGGGACCCAGACAGAAACGGACATTTCTGAAAAGTGGTTAACAGATAATGCTGATGCAGACAG CACTACCAGCTCAGAAGTGCATTCTTACCGAAAAAAATTTCATCgggtacaacacagtaaacctacTAAAGCCTCTCGTAAAATCTTTGAGAGAAATTTTGATGATCCAAGGGACCGTCCAAAATGGAATGCTAACCAACCTGAGAAATCTTTTGTGAAAATGACTGAAAGAGACCCAAATTtccacagaagaaaaaaaatgcaggAGCTGAGAAAGCAACATTGGGAACGAGAAAGAGCTTATCAAGAGGCTATGGCTGAGGCAAGACGGTCTGTCATTTCAActcgtaaaataaagaaaaatatgcactTCAGTCAAGCTCCCTTAAGTTCAGAAGGGGAAGGAGGGCAAGAGAGTAGCTCGGACATTGATAATCGGTAA